AACGGTATTCTGGTTGCGACTGATGTCGCAGCTCGAGGTCTGGATATCCCCAATGTGCACCATGTTGTGCATTACCACCTGCCTCGAACTGCAGATGTCTACGTGCATCGATCTGGACGTACTGCTCGAGCGGGAAACGAGGGTGTTTCTGTGCTCCTGTGTTCGCCCGACGAAGCGTCGGGACCTCTGCGAAAGCTGCGAGCTGccctgtcacgtgacaatgCTCTTGCGAAGCTGAAACCTCTGTCCATGAACTACGACGTGCTGGCTCAGATCAAGCCCCGAGTGGAGCTTGCCAAGGAGTTGGCGGATTCGGTTCTGGACTCCACACAGGTTGGCAAGCAGGATTCGtggctcaaggaggctgccgagGACCTTGGAGTCGACTTTTCCGACTTTGAGAACGATACCCACGATCACAAGAGCCATGTGCGAACCAAGCTAggcaacaacagcaagaAGGGCATGAAGGTGATGAGCAAGGACCAGATGGCTCGTACTCGAAAGGAGCTTGAGAAGCTACTTAGTAAGCCTCTGGGACGACATTCGTCCAAATACATCACTTCTACTAACGGAATCAACTTGGCCAAGATGGTTCTGGATGGAAAGTCGCATGACAAGATTATGGGAGTGGCTCCTCAGACTGCTGGAGAGACCCTGAgaaagaagcgaaagaacTAGAAAGCGAATAGCCGAAGTTCAATGCGGACCAAAACATGGAGGAGTTTATAGAGCAATCATAATGGATAAGATGTACTGTTCAAGTTCAACAGTAGTATACCGTACAGGTGCTGGTTGAGTTCTACAACCACTAGTTTTGTGCGTAATCAAGACAAATGATGGGAACAACTGGTTACCTCAACAATACTTTTGCACCTACATATCTCTAGGACCGCTCAATTGTTCAAGactgtattgtattttCATTAGTTACATCCCTTTAACATAAGAGAAGGAAATGAACAATTCCTTCAGTAAGAGCGACGTACAGGCGATTAATAGCTATAAGTAGCCCACAAAGCCTCTCATTCAGAGTCATACATTTTCCGTTTTATTAAATCATAATTGCATCCCATCCATACTTTACAATCCCAGCGGCAGCGTGCTCTAGGTACCGGAGACACACTAACACACTCTCAATGACATTTCTTAGTGCTGCACACTATTCGGTTAGAACCGTCCCCGACCTCTAGGTCCACCTCGTCCTCTGGGACCACCTCGGCCTCTAGGTCCTCCACGGCCTCTCATAGGTCCGCCTCGTCCTCGAGCCGCACCTGGTCCACCTCTTGCCGCGCCAGGAGCACCAGGCTCAACCTTTCTTCTCTTGGCCTTGGGAGTATCATCAATCAAAAGAGTATCCAAGGGTAGCGAGTCGGGGAGAATGAAGAACCGGATTGTGTTGCCTCGAATGTTGATGTAGTCGAGCGAGGTTGGGGGTCGGTTCTTCATGGTCATCTTCACATTCTTGAGTGTCGTGTTCATATTGTTGGACACAGACATGACTGTTCCGAGAAGAACGGTACCTGAGTTAGTAATGACGTAGGGGAAAGGGGGCCGCCATGTGCACATTAGAGGGAGTGACAGATGCAGACACAGATACTGACAGAAGACCCTGATAGAGCCAGAGTAGACCGAGCTCTGTGGAAGTAGGAACAGCTGTATTCAGCAGACAGCATATTGATTTACCAGACCCCAGGGTAAAACAGGCCGTGACTGTGATGTTCCATGGTCTTGATCAAAGGCGGACAGGCAAGAAGAGCATGAGAAATCAGCCAGAATATTGTAATAGAGGTAGACGGATCGTGTGAACTGATGATACCGCAGCGAATAACGTCATTTCCTCTTAACGTCAATGCGTCTGACCACTGTCTGTTGATCTCGCATATTGCGAATCGCGTCTGATGGGGTCAAGCGTGTATACACGCGAGAAGACAGCAATGCAAGCCGCTATAACACCATATACATTATCAGCTGTCACAGTATCACACCGAAACCATTAGCCAGACTCCCGGTCCTCtcttgtctgtgtctcttctctcttACCCAGTCTCCCATCAACCTTCCGTGTACCATAGTCAGTGTTCTTATGAACCGCCATGTCACCGTTTGAGTGGAAAAAGAATGTCACAGCTTGTAAAGCCGTTTGTGCAATGTCAGCCCGCATCAGTCAACATTCTCGCCTGCTCCTTCGCCTCCCTCAACTTTAGTCGACATGTACATGTTGACTCGTTCATAGTGGATCAGACTTACAATAGTAACAAACCCATCATGATCGAGCCACGTGTCTGGATAGCTGTTTGTGCCACAATGTGGTTGGTTGTTGGGCTCTCCTCCGCCATCAACTCGAGCTTCTCGCTCTTTCGTTCTGTTGTTCGCTCGTCAGACGTGCTTCGCACTCTGCACTAGTTTCCGCACTCACCATTCTTCAGCTCAATCTGGACCGACTCCGAGGTCAGTTTCATCAAAAATCTGTGTTAGCAAAGCTCGCGGGGACGCCAGTGCTCAATACTCACCTGACCAATTTCATTTTGTGCTGTGGTGATCGAGAAGACGATTTCCAGATATGATGCAGTGTTTTTGCCAAACTCAATCTGATGAGTAAGCAAGGATGGAGAATAATGCAAGAATGGGTGGGAGCAGACAAGTTCAAATACCCAAGGGATAGACTGAGAACGACAACAATGCTGAACTCCCGTCACTGATAATAACCCTCCTTGACTCATAACCTGTTCATGATCGCACACACTTATCAGGTGCATGTACAAGCACCAGTACACGCCCAGTACACGCCCAGTACACGCCCAGTACAAACTCCAGTACAAACTCGCATCAGCTCTTTTAAGAGACTCGTGGGTcgtagtcacgtgatctagTCCAGTGGATTTGGCGTCGCTCTACTCCGGTTTATCTgtttgatcacgtgagtttTCGTGGCCACAAGACAGATATACCCCTCCTTGAATTCCCTCGATTTATTTCCATTTATTTCCGAATacaaataaaaaataaattcCAATAAAAATTCCAATATTTCCTGTCCCATATTTACACACACCCACGTGCCCACAATCCCAACAAACCCTAACGAATTAGCACCCGAACGGAGATAAGCGGTTTGCCGTAATTACGATAGGATGGAGCAAGGGGGATAATAcgctacagtacatacagtacagtaatgaacttgtactgtatgtactccCTGTCGACTGGGGTTAGCAAATACGCCTAATATCCAATTTAGTGGACAGTTGGTCGTATTACAGGTACAatacggtatgtactggatACGGTGAATTCGACAGGGATAAAACACCATATCTCCGAAGATACAAGTTTTGAAAACAAGTGGATACGATGATCACGTTCAGGAGATTGTCTGCTTTCGAAAGTTATACTTGTTGGTCGTATTTCCTCATCAATCGGCGAAAATTGTGCAGCTGTTAAACCAAGCATCTTGTACATGCGATACGATACATACCCCCAGCCCCCCTCTCAACGTTTCTGAAGGCTGTCATATTGGGAGATGGTCGTGGAAGTAGTGCAGCAGTAAAATAGAGTTAGCAATACCTCGGCATATTTGGTCTCTTCAAGAGGTGCCGAGAGGTCTTCAATGAGGATGAAAATTACACCAATAGACTCCTCTTTGGCTGAGATTCATAATGGTACAATTTCCATGATTATAGCCCTTATTTAGCGGGAGGTAGGGACATATCATTTACCACTTCTGTTTTGTTGAAACTCCAAGTAACTCTAAGTAATACCTCTGCAATAGGTGTCAAAACCCCTCAATTCGATGTTACCGGGGCCAAAAAGATTCGGAAAACTCGTCATCCATAATTTGGAGTCTCAATCAGCCCTTTCCAGATCGAGATACCAGCGAATTCTCTCTCTTCAGCCGCCAAACTGCCCACCTCGGTGAAGCAACCCAAACCCGGAGGTAACTCTATTTGTTCCCACACACACGACATACCTTGTCACCACCAAACCTGCCCACCCGCAAAACACTCTCAACCATGGTCAATCTGTCTCTGCGTCCCCGTCctgccaaggccaagttcAAGGGTCTGCCCGCCAACCTCGAGGTGTCTCCTGAGGACACGGTGGCCTCTGTGGTGGCGAAATTGAGCGCTGCCACCAAACTGTCCAAGTCCCGAATTCGGCTCACTGTGGCCGATGAGGAGAATGGAGGCGCTCCCGgagccaagaagaagcacatTGTGCTCAAGCCCGAGCACGCTGTCGGCGATTACCTCTTCTCCGACTCTCCTGTGGTGTTTGTGAAGGACTTGGGCCCCCAGATCCCCTGGAGAACCGTCTTCATTCTCGAGTACCTGGGACCTCTTCTGGCCCACcccatcatcttctttgGCCAGAAGTTCTTTTACCGACAGAGCTTTGAGTACACGTTTGCTCAGAAGCTGGTCTTCACTCTATGCATGCTGCATTTCCTCAAGCGAGAGATTGAGACCATCTACATCCACAAGTTCTCCTCCGCCACCATGCCTCTGTTCAACCTCTTTAAGAACTCCGGCTACTACTGGTTCATTGCCGGTTTCAACCTTGCCTTTTTCGTTTATGCCCCCGCCTCCTTTTCTTCTCCCCAGGCTCCTCTGTGGAAGCGTTTCCTCTTTTCCACTGGCTTCTTTGAGCGAACCCCTCTGTTCCTCAACCTCATGGCCGCCCTGTGGCTCTGGGGAGAGACCTCCAACTTCTGGACCCACTTCAACTTGGCTTCTCTGAGAAACGATGGCTCCAAGGACCACAAGATCCCCTTTGGCTACGGCTTCAACCTTGTTTCCTGCCCCAACTACTTCTTTGAGGTTGTCAGCTGGATCGCAATTGCCCTCATGTGTGGCAACTGGTCCGCTTATGTCTTTACTGCCATTGGCTTCGGTCAGATGTACGTCTGGGCCGTCCAGAAGCACCGACGATACAAGCGGGAGTTTGGAGACCGGTACCCTCGAAACAGAAAGGTCATGGTTCCTTTCTTGCTTTAGATGCAACGAGCTTGCGAATTGTATCTACATCCGGTGGTTATTTCAACCAAGTGTTTTGGCCTACATCACAATACGATTAAATCGTGTTTGATTGTACGTCAACACGATaaagaaagaaagacaCTCCAGAGTCGGAGTATATAGGTAATATCTATGAGTAAAGTACAAGAGCACTACAGTAAGTACGCTGTACTGTGTGTACTGTGGTGCAGCGTGTTGAATCTATGGGGGACTTGGGATACTGTAAAAAGTGAGTTTTGACAAATATCACTTGCCAGTATCTTGAACAGCTTCAACAATAGTATCATCACCTTGACAGTCAAGGAGACTGTGCAAGACCGCATACTGCTGTTTCCACACGCTTGTGTACTCGGCCTGGAGCTGGTTCAGGGCAACATTGTTCTCGGGAACATCCAAGACAAACGAGCGGAGGGTATCCAGGTTACTTTCAAAATCCTGTCGCATGATATCCATGTAACGAAGTAGATCTTCCGTGTGATCTTGCGACGCAGAGGCGTATTCGAGAAGGTCTCTGTATTTAACCGTGGGGAACTTGTGGCGGAGGTACGGAGTTGACTTTGTGACCTTCAATTTGTATGTTGTCATTGCTGGTGGGGTAGAGGGCCATTGGGGGTTAAGCGTGTCTTATATGTCTTTTGTCTCTTACATTGGCTATGTTGTGATACGtgggctacttgtactgctaCCGTAGGGCAATTCAATAATTCTTCTCTGCCAACCCCGACTCTCATTTACGACACGCGCGGTCAATCATTCAGACCCAGCTTAT
The Yarrowia lipolytica chromosome 1A, complete sequence genome window above contains:
- a CDS encoding uncharacterized protein (Compare to YALI0A04983g, similar to Saccharomyces cerevisiae TSC13 (YDL015C); ancestral locus Anc_3.184, similar to uniprot|O94511 Schizosaccharomyces pombe 3- oxo-5-alpha-steroid 4-dehydrogenase); translated protein: MVNLSLRPRPAKAKFKGLPANLEVSPEDTVASVVAKLSAATKLSKSRIRLTVADEENGGAPGAKKKHIVLKPEHAVGDYLFSDSPVVFVKDLGPQIPWRTVFILEYLGPLLAHPIIFFGQKFFYRQSFEYTFAQKLVFTLCMLHFLKREIETIYIHKFSSATMPLFNLFKNSGYYWFIAGFNLAFFVYAPASFSSPQAPLWKRFLFSTGFFERTPLFLNLMAALWLWGETSNFWTHFNLASLRNDGSKDHKIPFGYGFNLVSCPNYFFEVVSWIAIALMCGNWSAYVFTAIGFGQMYVWAVQKHRRYKREFGDRYPRNRKVMVPFLL
- a CDS encoding uncharacterized protein (Truncated form of YALI0A04961g, similar to Saccharomyces cerevisiae SMD1 (YGR074W); ancestral locus Anc_3.139, weakly similar to uniprot|Q02260 Saccharomyces cerevisiae YGR074w SMD1 snRNA-associated protein); the encoded protein is MCTWRPPFPYVITNSGTVLLGTVMSVSNNMNTTLKNVKMTMKNRPPTSLDYINIRGNTIRFFILPDSLPLDTLLIDDTPKAKRRKVEPGAPGAARGGPGAARGRGGPMRGRGGPRGRGGPRGRGGPRGRGRF